Proteins encoded together in one uncultured Desulfosarcina sp. window:
- a CDS encoding serine hydrolase has protein sequence MKQGLQRILTVMVGIAVLLVVAAGWFLVKAMPIGTGYVAKYLCTSTFLSGRDPQTVFVEDIKPVNPLTKVVRWKINPTNRTVTATAFTAFTAKAVYREGCGCTLMTDTAEAALRRQHFYQPDDNDMKPELTPDQPWPLGSGEPVDPRSLGVNASKLNKALDEAFAEPGGNQLRQTRAVAVVYEGQLITERYAPGFGPDMPMLGWSMSKSVTNSLVGLLVGQGRLVLEDPAPVPEWRDPDDPRHEITLDQLMRMSSGLAFEERYGPLADITDMLFRSHDFGAFAAQSHLETPPDQKWNYSSGTANIIARIVRYEAEKTAPNDYQFFHENLFDRIGMTSLVLEPDPSGTFVGSSYAVATVRDWARFGLLYLQDGVWNGERVLPEGWVQYSTTPTPKAPRGEYGALFWLNAGAPGNPDDRLWPHAPVDAYAAQGFQEQKVIVIPSRNVVLVRFGATSERSAWDTDAFIAGVLQALPEKAPQVSSHDHECQPGTAQSTMQTVK, from the coding sequence ATGAAGCAGGGTCTGCAACGCATTCTGACCGTGATGGTCGGGATAGCTGTCCTCCTGGTCGTAGCCGCCGGATGGTTCTTGGTCAAGGCCATGCCCATCGGAACCGGATATGTGGCCAAGTACCTGTGCACCAGCACCTTTCTGTCCGGGCGTGATCCGCAAACCGTTTTCGTCGAAGACATCAAGCCGGTCAATCCGTTAACCAAAGTCGTCCGCTGGAAAATCAATCCAACCAATCGCACCGTCACCGCCACGGCCTTTACGGCCTTCACCGCCAAAGCGGTCTACCGGGAAGGATGCGGATGCACCCTGATGACCGATACGGCCGAGGCGGCCTTGCGCCGGCAACACTTCTACCAGCCCGACGACAACGATATGAAACCTGAGTTGACGCCGGATCAGCCCTGGCCTTTGGGCAGCGGTGAACCTGTGGACCCGAGATCCCTGGGAGTGAACGCGAGCAAGCTGAATAAGGCCCTGGACGAAGCGTTTGCCGAACCCGGTGGCAACCAGCTGCGCCAGACCCGGGCCGTTGCCGTGGTCTACGAAGGGCAATTGATCACCGAGCGCTACGCACCTGGATTCGGCCCGGATATGCCCATGCTGGGCTGGTCCATGAGCAAAAGCGTTACCAACTCCCTGGTGGGCCTGCTGGTGGGCCAGGGACGCCTGGTATTAGAAGATCCGGCACCGGTTCCCGAATGGCGCGACCCCGACGATCCCAGGCACGAAATTACCCTGGATCAGCTGATGCGCATGAGCAGCGGTCTGGCATTCGAAGAACGGTATGGGCCCCTTGCAGATATTACCGACATGCTTTTCAGGTCCCACGACTTCGGCGCCTTTGCCGCCCAGAGCCACCTGGAAACACCACCGGACCAAAAATGGAATTACTCTTCGGGCACCGCCAACATCATCGCCCGCATCGTGCGCTATGAAGCCGAAAAAACGGCTCCGAACGACTACCAATTTTTCCACGAAAACCTGTTCGACCGCATCGGCATGACCAGCCTGGTGCTGGAGCCGGATCCGTCGGGAACCTTCGTGGGCTCCTCCTACGCGGTTGCTACCGTCAGGGATTGGGCCCGTTTCGGCCTGCTCTACCTTCAGGACGGCGTGTGGAACGGCGAGCGCGTGCTGCCCGAAGGCTGGGTGCAATACTCCACCACCCCCACGCCCAAGGCCCCCAGGGGAGAATACGGCGCGCTGTTCTGGCTCAATGCCGGCGCCCCGGGAAACCCCGATGACCGGCTGTGGCCCCATGCCCCCGTGGATGCCTATGCGGCCCAGGGGTTCCAAGAGCAGAAAGTAATCGTGATTCCGTCCAGAAATGTGGTACTGGTGCGCTTCGGGGCCACATCCGAGCGCTCGGCATGGGACACGGACGCCTTTATCGCCGGTGTCCTTCAGGCCCTGCCCGAAAAGGCCCCGCAGGTTAGCAGCCATGATCACGAGTGTCAGCCGGGAACTGCTCAAAGTACCATGCAAACGGTGAAGTAA
- a CDS encoding YbaK/EbsC family protein, with amino-acid sequence MPNQLRDSARRVQEFLSAKGFVFEVQELPGSTRTAKEAAESVGCQVGQIAKSLVFKDKSTGDPVLVVASGANRVDLKKIQAATGLKLGRADGNYVKEKVGFAIGGVPPAGHTHPLPTLLDPDLKRHATIWAAAGTPFALFQLKPDDLEPLTGGRWVELSE; translated from the coding sequence ATGCCGAATCAGTTGCGCGACAGTGCCCGGCGCGTTCAGGAATTCCTCTCTGCCAAAGGGTTCGTTTTCGAGGTGCAGGAACTGCCCGGCTCCACGCGGACAGCCAAGGAGGCGGCCGAGAGCGTGGGCTGCCAGGTCGGACAAATCGCCAAATCGCTGGTCTTCAAGGACAAATCGACCGGCGATCCCGTTTTGGTGGTCGCTTCGGGAGCCAATCGGGTGGATCTCAAGAAAATCCAGGCCGCGACGGGGTTGAAACTCGGCCGGGCCGACGGCAATTACGTCAAGGAAAAAGTGGGCTTTGCCATCGGCGGTGTGCCGCCGGCCGGCCACACCCACCCGCTGCCGACCCTTCTGGATCCGGACCTGAAGCGGCACGCCACCATCTGGGCCGCCGCCGGAACACCTTTCGCCCTGTTTCAATTGAAACCCGACGACCTGGAACCGTTGACGGGCGGCCGCTGGGTTGAACTGTCCGAGTGA
- a CDS encoding DUF3024 domain-containing protein, translating into MSFSEFELKRIDKLVGTFFRNRVPERARDQLRYRYRVEGQNVIVSEERNRRGKHEGWIALDIARFRYVKSTRRWKLYWMRISGKWQIYEPCNEDKNIETLIEAIGKDTYGCFFG; encoded by the coding sequence ATGTCATTTTCGGAATTCGAACTCAAACGCATCGACAAGCTGGTTGGAACCTTTTTCCGCAACCGGGTCCCGGAACGGGCGCGGGACCAATTGCGCTATCGCTACCGGGTCGAGGGACAGAATGTCATTGTTTCGGAAGAACGCAACCGCAGGGGAAAGCACGAAGGGTGGATAGCTTTGGATATTGCCAGATTCAGATATGTGAAAAGCACCAGACGATGGAAACTGTATTGGATGCGTATCAGCGGGAAATGGCAGATATACGAGCCCTGCAACGAAGATAAAAATATTGAGACCTTGATTGAAGCCATCGGAAAAGATACGTATGGTTGTTTTTTTGGTTGA
- a CDS encoding carboxymuconolactone decarboxylase family protein → MSDLSYKKIEQSIEDRKKLHLQFLDNVKTYKPFLELESKAFGDGALSKKTKELMALSISIVTKCEPCMEWHLDQALQAGATDEEIYETIDVAIEMGGGQAGAYARFVLKALAYFKEKMK, encoded by the coding sequence ATGTCCGATTTGAGCTATAAAAAAATTGAACAGAGCATCGAAGATCGCAAGAAGCTGCACCTGCAGTTTCTCGACAACGTAAAAACCTATAAGCCGTTTCTTGAATTGGAGTCAAAAGCCTTTGGTGACGGAGCGCTGAGCAAGAAGACAAAAGAGCTGATGGCCCTGTCCATCTCCATCGTCACGAAGTGCGAACCCTGCATGGAATGGCATCTCGATCAGGCGCTGCAGGCCGGAGCGACCGATGAGGAAATCTACGAAACCATCGATGTGGCCATCGAAATGGGCGGCGGACAGGCCGGCGCCTATGCGCGCTTCGTTCTCAAAGCCCTGGCCTACTTCAAGGAGAAAATGAAATAA
- a CDS encoding IucA/IucC family protein: MQIPSLIYLERYRNEGTRTYSSHAATTEAREDYRPDSNRDRFDLPLFAVPREQMLVYTANPSADLSAVYLDDDKAMFAIHPQVLDACPQDPYVQRTLNLCTGRGSLPVTPSSSTRTLFAVDRQPPHALKVHFPFRVSRYDRRMRHEVLEQAINVSRELEAGIGLLDPRFAFLREVIAVCHPNLDVGSAREENWGCLIRDMRPFPATRGSTRLVPGFALYGRDFYDPETPFLLTDLIGDGDPLLFVLENIMLPIIHHWVACFLHFGYLLEPHGQNVIFEVRKDNLISRIVHRDLSVGIDMRRRRDIGLSDSQLNGYNRMEHDKFHSIVYDRFMGSHFFDRLVDVCLDHYEGLCREDFTRPCKEAFASIFPEHRKYFPATVWYFSESRDRFNKPFYEDTGLAPDWRP, translated from the coding sequence ATGCAGATTCCTTCACTCATTTATCTGGAGCGGTATCGCAACGAAGGCACCCGGACCTACAGCAGCCACGCGGCAACTACCGAAGCCAGGGAGGACTACCGGCCGGACAGTAACCGGGATCGGTTCGACCTGCCCCTGTTCGCGGTGCCCCGCGAACAGATGCTCGTCTATACGGCCAACCCTTCTGCGGACCTGTCCGCCGTTTACCTCGACGACGACAAGGCGATGTTCGCCATTCATCCCCAGGTCCTGGATGCCTGCCCGCAAGATCCATACGTCCAGCGGACCCTGAACCTGTGCACCGGACGCGGGAGTTTGCCCGTGACGCCCAGCTCTTCCACCCGGACGCTTTTTGCGGTCGATCGGCAGCCACCGCACGCCCTCAAGGTTCACTTCCCCTTCAGGGTTTCACGGTATGACCGCAGGATGCGCCATGAGGTGCTCGAACAGGCCATCAACGTCTCACGGGAACTGGAGGCGGGTATCGGTCTTCTGGATCCGCGTTTCGCCTTTTTACGGGAAGTCATCGCCGTCTGCCATCCCAACCTTGACGTCGGATCGGCCCGCGAGGAAAATTGGGGTTGCCTTATCCGGGATATGCGGCCATTTCCCGCTACGCGCGGCAGCACCCGCCTTGTCCCCGGATTCGCTCTTTATGGCCGGGATTTCTATGATCCCGAAACGCCCTTTCTGCTGACCGACCTGATCGGCGACGGCGATCCGCTCCTCTTCGTGCTGGAAAACATTATGCTGCCCATCATCCATCACTGGGTGGCGTGTTTTCTTCATTTCGGCTATCTGCTCGAGCCCCATGGCCAGAATGTTATTTTCGAAGTCAGGAAAGATAATCTAATTTCAAGGATCGTTCACCGCGATCTCAGTGTGGGCATCGACATGCGCCGGAGACGGGACATCGGGCTGTCCGACAGCCAGCTCAACGGCTACAACCGTATGGAGCATGACAAATTCCACAGCATTGTCTACGACCGCTTCATGGGCAGTCATTTCTTCGATCGGCTGGTGGACGTCTGCCTGGATCATTACGAGGGGTTGTGCCGGGAGGACTTCACCCGGCCCTGCAAAGAGGCGTTCGCCAGCATTTTCCCCGAACACCGCAAGTACTTCCCCGCCACGGTCTGGTACTTCAGCGAGTCTCGAGACCGGTTTAACAAGCCCTTTTATGAGGATACAGGACTGGCTCCCGACTGGCGGCCCTGA
- a CDS encoding transporter substrate-binding domain-containing protein: MKKNIFIVGLGVFFITAFAGTIAADEPMPAFHIMTEHWIPYQFLKDDTLQGISVDLLVDLLKRVGSNQGRADIEIVPWARGYRFAQKEENAILFLTSRTPQRESLFKWVGPVIQNHWELIAKKSRHLKFDSQDDLLNYTYGTVIDDVGEQFLVDLGIQKERLERTSAYANSIKMLKAGRVDMVAMSWETFSLFAGRGDIDTFDYESVFTLASSDLYYAFHKNAPQWIVAKFQEALDALKAEGKLDALKEKYADLKN; the protein is encoded by the coding sequence ATGAAAAAGAATATTTTCATTGTTGGTCTGGGAGTGTTTTTCATCACGGCGTTTGCGGGAACGATAGCCGCGGATGAACCCATGCCGGCTTTTCACATCATGACCGAGCACTGGATTCCTTATCAATTCCTGAAAGACGACACCCTTCAGGGAATCTCGGTCGATCTTCTCGTCGATCTGCTCAAACGCGTCGGCTCGAACCAGGGGCGAGCCGATATCGAAATCGTCCCGTGGGCCAGGGGCTACCGCTTCGCCCAGAAAGAGGAAAACGCGATTCTCTTTTTGACTTCCCGAACGCCGCAACGGGAGTCACTGTTCAAATGGGTCGGCCCCGTTATTCAGAACCACTGGGAACTGATCGCCAAAAAGAGTCGGCACTTGAAATTCGATTCACAGGATGACTTGCTGAACTATACGTACGGCACGGTCATCGACGATGTCGGAGAGCAGTTTTTGGTCGACCTTGGCATCCAAAAAGAACGGCTCGAAAGAACTTCGGCGTATGCCAATAGCATCAAAATGTTGAAAGCCGGCAGGGTCGATATGGTCGCGATGAGCTGGGAGACGTTCAGTCTGTTCGCCGGCCGGGGAGATATCGATACGTTCGACTACGAAAGCGTTTTCACGCTGGCTTCAAGCGATCTGTATTATGCCTTCCATAAAAACGCCCCGCAATGGATTGTCGCCAAATTCCAGGAGGCCCTCGATGCACTGAAGGCCGAAGGAAAGCTGGACGCACTGAAAGAGAAATACGCCGACCTGAAGAACTGA
- a CDS encoding NAD-dependent epimerase/dehydratase family protein, whose protein sequence is MRNIFITGSSGYLGTRLIEELGEREDVGTIVGSDIAAPRTDTDRCNFLKMDIRDPGMDRVLSQHRIDTVIHLAFVVKPIHDLARMHDIDTNGTRNVLQKSYDAGVRHIVAISSTLAYGAHPDNPPELKENDPLRGNRSYAYGYNKARVDEMIQKFAADHPEITVTILRPCTVFGPTVDNYVSRMLFQPLTAGILGSNPPVQFVHEEDFVRACLIAVEKRIPGTFNIVGKGALTTKEVASILGTRIIPLPALLLYPLVEMLWRLHVPGIEVNRGYLDYARYGFVAGGEKAEAELGFVPVFSSRQVLEDTVRKRRHADR, encoded by the coding sequence ATGCGCAACATTTTCATCACGGGAAGCTCGGGCTATCTGGGCACCCGGCTCATCGAGGAACTCGGCGAAAGAGAAGATGTGGGCACCATCGTGGGGTCGGATATCGCCGCCCCCCGAACGGACACGGACAGGTGCAACTTCTTGAAAATGGACATCCGCGACCCCGGCATGGATCGAGTGCTGTCCCAACATCGCATTGACACGGTGATCCATCTCGCCTTTGTCGTCAAACCGATTCACGATCTTGCCCGGATGCACGACATCGACACCAACGGCACCCGCAACGTGCTGCAAAAGTCCTATGATGCCGGTGTCCGGCACATCGTCGCCATCAGCAGCACCCTGGCCTACGGCGCCCATCCGGACAACCCGCCCGAACTGAAGGAGAACGATCCCCTGCGCGGCAACCGCAGCTATGCCTATGGTTACAACAAGGCCCGGGTCGATGAGATGATCCAGAAATTTGCCGCGGACCACCCGGAAATCACGGTCACCATCCTGCGGCCTTGCACGGTCTTCGGTCCCACGGTGGACAACTACGTCTCACGGATGCTTTTCCAGCCCCTTACGGCTGGCATTTTGGGAAGCAACCCCCCGGTCCAGTTCGTCCATGAAGAAGATTTTGTCCGGGCCTGCCTGATCGCTGTCGAAAAAAGAATTCCCGGCACCTTCAACATCGTCGGAAAAGGGGCGCTGACGACAAAAGAAGTCGCTTCCATCCTCGGGACACGGATTATTCCGCTGCCTGCATTGTTGCTGTACCCCCTGGTGGAGATGCTGTGGCGCCTGCATGTGCCGGGCATCGAAGTCAACCGGGGATACCTGGACTACGCCCGCTATGGTTTCGTGGCCGGCGGGGAGAAAGCCGAGGCCGAACTCGGCTTTGTCCCGGTTTTCTCCTCCCGGCAGGTCCTGGAGGATACGGTAAGGAAGCGCCGCCATGCTGACCGCTGA
- a CDS encoding MFS transporter, translating to MTSIPPKSPTEPVSEKQASLERSALFVATLTSFMGPFMISSVNVALPAIQHDLRMTAVELGWVATSYLLAMAVALIPAGKIADIHGRKKVFSIGLAIYTLGSTAAAFAGNTAVFLFLRAVQGLGSALFVTTGMAIVTSVFPPRKRGRAIGIYVAAVYVGLSVGPFIGGVMTEQFGWRSIFAVMLPLGILSIAITRAFLKGEWADADSRRLDIAGCLIYIAAIVALVYGASILPSATGWSLVPAGLFGLVLFFVQQRRAPEPVFEVSLFVENRTFTFSSLAALLNYSATFAVTFMMSLYLQYIKGMTPQGAGSILMAQPVIMAIFSPLAGRLSDRIQPRLLASAGMAMTALGMAVFTQLTPGFALSAIIGNLVLLGFGFALFSSPNMSAIMGAVDKKDYGLASGTVATMRLLGQMTSMAIATVVLTFFIGHEVIEPGNYDRFLASARTVFTVSASLCTVGIFFSMFRGRLRQG from the coding sequence TTGACATCTATTCCTCCCAAATCACCCACGGAACCCGTTTCCGAAAAGCAGGCTTCCCTGGAACGGTCCGCTCTTTTCGTGGCCACCTTGACCTCCTTCATGGGACCGTTCATGATTTCATCGGTCAATGTGGCCCTGCCGGCCATTCAGCACGATCTGCGGATGACGGCCGTGGAACTGGGCTGGGTGGCAACGTCGTATCTGTTGGCCATGGCCGTGGCTTTGATTCCGGCCGGCAAAATCGCCGATATCCACGGCCGAAAAAAAGTCTTCTCCATCGGCCTGGCGATTTATACCCTCGGATCGACGGCGGCGGCGTTTGCCGGCAATACGGCTGTTTTTCTTTTTTTGCGCGCTGTCCAGGGGCTGGGATCGGCCCTTTTCGTGACCACGGGAATGGCTATTGTGACCTCGGTGTTTCCGCCCCGCAAACGCGGCCGGGCCATCGGAATCTATGTCGCGGCCGTTTATGTCGGCTTGTCCGTGGGGCCGTTTATCGGCGGCGTGATGACAGAGCAATTCGGATGGCGCAGCATTTTTGCGGTAATGCTGCCTTTGGGGATTCTCTCCATTGCGATTACCCGCGCTTTCCTCAAGGGCGAATGGGCCGATGCGGACAGCCGTCGGCTGGACATTGCGGGGTGCCTGATCTACATCGCAGCCATTGTCGCCCTGGTTTACGGGGCGTCGATTCTGCCCTCGGCCACCGGTTGGTCTCTGGTTCCGGCCGGATTGTTCGGACTGGTCCTGTTTTTCGTGCAGCAGCGCCGGGCCCCCGAGCCCGTATTCGAGGTCAGCCTGTTCGTCGAGAACCGGACCTTCACTTTCTCCAGCCTTGCCGCTCTTTTAAACTATTCGGCCACCTTTGCCGTCACGTTCATGATGAGTCTTTACCTGCAATACATCAAAGGCATGACACCCCAGGGCGCAGGATCGATCCTGATGGCCCAGCCGGTGATCATGGCGATTTTCTCTCCCCTGGCCGGACGGCTCTCCGACCGCATCCAGCCCCGGCTGCTTGCATCCGCCGGTATGGCAATGACCGCACTGGGGATGGCCGTTTTCACGCAATTAACGCCCGGTTTCGCCCTTTCCGCCATTATCGGGAACCTCGTTCTGCTCGGGTTCGGCTTCGCCCTTTTTTCCTCACCCAACATGAGCGCCATCATGGGGGCCGTAGATAAAAAGGACTACGGCCTGGCCTCCGGCACGGTGGCCACCATGCGCCTGTTGGGGCAAATGACCAGCATGGCCATCGCCACCGTCGTGCTCACCTTCTTCATCGGCCATGAGGTGATCGAACCGGGAAATTATGACCGCTTTCTGGCCAGTGCCCGGACTGTTTTTACGGTTTCGGCGTCTTTGTGCACCGTCGGGATCTTCTTTTCCATGTTCCGGGGGCGACTTCGGCAGGGATGA
- a CDS encoding acyl carrier protein → MRKEEIDRIVLELLGQVAPEAPLDSLDAHRPFRDQFMFDSVDFLNFMLKLEEKTGVRIPELDYPALSSLEGCRNYLGAGPQ, encoded by the coding sequence ATGCGTAAAGAAGAGATTGACCGGATCGTGCTGGAGTTGCTGGGCCAGGTGGCGCCCGAAGCGCCGTTGGACAGCCTGGACGCCCACCGGCCGTTTCGGGATCAATTTATGTTCGACTCCGTCGATTTTCTCAATTTCATGCTCAAGCTGGAGGAGAAAACCGGCGTCAGGATTCCGGAGCTGGATTACCCCGCTCTTTCCAGCCTGGAGGGCTGCCGCAATTATCTCGGTGCCGGCCCGCAATGA
- a CDS encoding bifunctional acetate--CoA ligase family protein/GNAT family N-acetyltransferase → MSVRNLESLFNPSSVVLVGASATPQTVGAVATRNLFAAGFLGDIYLVNPRRSEIEGHPCFKDVASLPEAPDLAVIATPPDSVPGVISQLGERGTKAAVVITAGFGEGGSARGKALCDAMLEAAHPHMMRIVGPNCFGLMLPRSDLNASFIHLQPLPGRLAFVAQSGALLATVVDWATHRRIGFSHLVSLGDMADVDFGDTLDYLSADSHTRAILLYIESITHARKFMSAVRAAARVKPVIVVKAGRYRESATAAASHTGAMAGSDAVYEAAFKRAGILRVNDLEALFDAVSTLGLMQPVAGDRLAIVTNGGGIGVMATDTLMYKQGTLARFSEATMESLNQILPRTWSHGNPVDVIGDATPQRYVDALTAIMDDRGVDAVLAMNCPTAIGSSTATARAVLDAIKARSSYARRCGLLTCWIGEGPGEAARKMFIEQGIPSYETPTKAVRGFMQMVRYRHSQDMLMEVPANIPEAFSPDRKAVRDLIETVLAQGRDWLLETEAKAMLGAYGIDVVPTATAETPEEAADIASGMTGPYVLKVLSKDILHKSDAGGVALDLETPGAVAERAAWMKERFGATAANGSTLQFSIQPMIEKTHAHELIVGMHVDPQFGPVLLFGHGGTGTEIIGDRCLALPPLNMKLAREMIDGTRISRLLAGYRGVPGADLEEIAAALLKVSQLVCDFAEIVELDINPLLADPQGVLALDARIRIQRADGPANRRLAICPYPVELEQTIRLPDGQQLLLRPIRPEDEPAFQRLFASLPLETIRLRFLHVMKMLPKALVCRLTQIDYDREMALVLTEGDGRTDGDLYGIVRFSADPDIEKAEFAILLGNEKTGLGLGPMLMRRIIDYARSRGIRRLFGEVLSDNRSMLALCKALGFSRRSVPGDPGVMEVTLDL, encoded by the coding sequence ATGAGCGTACGCAACCTCGAATCGCTTTTCAATCCCTCCTCGGTGGTTCTGGTGGGAGCCAGCGCCACTCCGCAGACCGTTGGCGCGGTGGCCACGCGCAATCTCTTCGCCGCCGGCTTCCTCGGCGACATCTACCTGGTCAATCCCCGGCGTTCGGAAATCGAAGGACATCCCTGTTTCAAGGATGTCGCCAGCCTGCCGGAAGCTCCGGATCTGGCCGTGATCGCCACCCCGCCGGATTCGGTGCCGGGCGTGATCTCCCAACTGGGCGAACGGGGAACCAAAGCCGCCGTGGTAATTACCGCCGGTTTCGGCGAAGGGGGCAGCGCCCGGGGCAAGGCGCTCTGCGATGCCATGCTGGAAGCGGCCCATCCTCACATGATGCGCATCGTCGGCCCGAACTGCTTCGGTCTGATGCTGCCGAGATCGGACCTCAATGCCAGCTTCATCCACCTCCAGCCCCTGCCCGGTCGGCTGGCCTTCGTGGCCCAATCCGGCGCCCTGCTGGCCACGGTGGTGGACTGGGCGACCCATCGGCGCATCGGCTTTTCCCACCTCGTATCGCTGGGGGACATGGCCGACGTCGATTTCGGGGACACCCTCGACTACCTCAGCGCCGACAGCCACACCCGCGCCATTCTGCTGTATATCGAGTCCATTACCCATGCCCGCAAGTTCATGTCGGCGGTCCGGGCGGCGGCTCGCGTCAAACCGGTTATCGTAGTCAAGGCCGGGCGCTACCGGGAAAGCGCCACGGCCGCCGCCTCCCACACCGGGGCCATGGCCGGCAGCGACGCCGTGTACGAGGCGGCATTCAAGCGGGCGGGCATCCTGCGCGTCAACGACCTGGAAGCCCTGTTCGACGCGGTCTCTACTCTGGGGCTGATGCAGCCCGTGGCCGGCGACCGGCTGGCCATCGTGACCAATGGCGGCGGCATCGGCGTCATGGCCACCGACACCCTGATGTACAAACAGGGTACCCTGGCCCGATTCTCCGAGGCTACCATGGAAAGCCTGAACCAGATCCTTCCCCGCACCTGGTCCCACGGCAATCCGGTGGATGTTATCGGCGATGCCACGCCCCAGCGATATGTCGACGCCCTGACGGCAATCATGGATGACCGGGGCGTGGACGCCGTGCTGGCGATGAACTGCCCGACCGCCATCGGCTCAAGCACGGCAACGGCCCGGGCGGTTCTGGATGCGATCAAAGCAAGATCCTCCTATGCCCGCCGATGCGGCCTGCTCACCTGCTGGATTGGGGAAGGACCGGGAGAGGCGGCCCGAAAAATGTTCATCGAGCAGGGCATTCCCAGCTACGAAACCCCGACCAAGGCCGTGCGGGGGTTTATGCAGATGGTGCGCTACCGCCACAGCCAGGATATGTTGATGGAGGTGCCGGCCAACATTCCCGAAGCCTTTTCACCGGACCGCAAGGCCGTCCGGGATCTCATCGAGACGGTTCTGGCCCAGGGTCGCGACTGGCTGCTGGAAACCGAAGCCAAGGCCATGCTCGGGGCCTATGGCATTGACGTGGTACCGACGGCAACCGCCGAAACCCCAGAAGAGGCCGCCGACATCGCTTCGGGAATGACCGGTCCTTATGTATTGAAAGTCCTTTCCAAAGACATTCTGCATAAATCCGATGCCGGCGGTGTGGCCCTCGACCTGGAGACGCCCGGCGCCGTGGCCGAGCGCGCGGCCTGGATGAAAGAGCGCTTCGGTGCGACGGCGGCCAATGGCAGTACCCTTCAATTCAGCATCCAGCCCATGATCGAGAAAACCCACGCCCACGAACTGATCGTGGGCATGCACGTGGATCCCCAGTTCGGGCCGGTGCTGCTCTTCGGCCACGGCGGTACGGGCACGGAAATCATCGGGGACCGTTGCCTGGCCCTTCCGCCGCTGAACATGAAGCTGGCCCGCGAGATGATTGACGGCACGCGTATTTCACGGCTGCTGGCCGGCTACCGGGGAGTGCCGGGAGCCGACCTGGAGGAGATTGCCGCGGCCCTGCTCAAGGTCTCGCAACTGGTCTGCGACTTTGCCGAAATCGTGGAACTGGACATCAATCCGCTCCTGGCCGATCCCCAGGGGGTGCTGGCCCTCGACGCACGCATCAGGATTCAGCGGGCGGACGGCCCGGCCAACCGGCGCCTGGCCATCTGCCCCTATCCGGTGGAGTTGGAGCAGACCATTCGCCTTCCCGACGGTCAGCAACTGCTGCTGCGGCCCATCCGTCCGGAAGACGAGCCGGCTTTTCAGCGGCTTTTCGCCAGCCTCCCGCTCGAAACGATTCGCCTGCGCTTTCTGCACGTCATGAAGATGCTGCCCAAGGCCCTGGTCTGCCGCCTGACCCAGATCGACTACGATCGCGAAATGGCATTGGTGCTTACCGAGGGTGACGGCCGCACAGACGGCGATCTGTATGGCATCGTCCGGTTCAGTGCCGACCCGGACATCGAAAAGGCGGAATTCGCCATCCTTCTGGGAAATGAAAAGACCGGCCTCGGTTTGGGGCCCATGTTGATGCGACGCATCATCGACTATGCGCGCAGCCGGGGCATTCGCAGACTTTTCGGCGAAGTACTCAGCGACAACCGCTCCATGCTGGCCCTGTGCAAGGCCCTGGGCTTCAGCCGCCGCAGCGTGCCGGGCGATCCTGGAGTCATGGAAGTCACGCTGGACCTGTGA